The proteins below are encoded in one region of Chroococcidiopsis sp. SAG 2025:
- a CDS encoding IS3 family transposase (programmed frameshift), translating to MSNKRKQYSPQFKAKVALEAIRGEKTVSELASQHEVHPTMINNWKRQLLEEASTLFEKGSEANKVEESQQAQIDELYRQIGQLKVERGFFSQQVSTVGVEERKALVVTDHPQLSIVRQCQLLRIARSSYYYQPQEISDEELMLLRLLDEQYLKTPFYGSRKLTVYLRSLGYEINRKRVIRLMRQLGLQIVYPRKRTTISHPAHQIYPYLLRGLAVETANQVWCTDITYLPVRKGHFYLVAIMDWYSRKVLSWRISNTMEVDFCLDALSEALSIYGKPNIFNSDQGSQFTSTDFTQCLKQVNVKISMDGRGRCHDNIFIERLWRSLKYELIYLLDFDDGKHLRFEVNKWFKWYNEQRFHQALDYQTPNTVYWKSLKSLELA from the exons ATGAGTAACAAACGCAAGCAGTACAGCCCACAATTTAAAGCCAAAGTCGCACTAGAAGCTATTCGAGGTGAGAAAACCGTTTCAGAATTGGCAAGCCAGCACGAAGTGCATCCAACCATGATTAACAACTGGAAGCGGCAGTTGTTAGAGGAAGCTAGTACGCTATTTGAGAAGGGTAGTGAGGCAAATAAAGTTGAGGAGAGCCAACAAGCCCAAATAGACGAGTTGTATCGGCAGATTGGGCAGTTGAAGGTAGAACGGG GATTTTTTAGCCAACAGGTCAGCACGGTTGGGGTTGAAGAACGAAAAGCCTTGGTAGTGACTGACCATCCACAACTAAGCATCGTCCGACAATGCCAACTATTGAGAATTGCTCGTTCAAGCTATTACTATCAGCCACAAGAAATCTCAGATGAGGAATTGATGCTGTTGCGTTTATTGGATGAGCAATACTTAAAAACCCCTTTTTATGGGAGTCGAAAATTGACGGTGTATTTGCGTTCACTGGGCTACGAAATTAATCGCAAACGAGTAATTCGCCTGATGCGTCAATTAGGATTACAAATAGTTTATCCGAGAAAACGCACAACTATTTCCCATCCAGCTCATCAAATCTATCCGTATTTGCTAAGAGGATTAGCGGTAGAGACAGCCAATCAAGTTTGGTGTACGGACATTACTTATTTGCCTGTGAGGAAAGGACATTTTTATTTGGTAGCAATCATGGACTGGTACTCTCGAAAAGTGCTGTCATGGAGGATTAGCAACACGATGGAGGTAGATTTTTGTCTGGATGCTTTATCAGAAGCCTTATCTATCTATGGAAAACCAAACATCTTTAATAGCGACCAAGGTAGTCAATTTACCTCAACTGACTTTACTCAATGCTTGAAACAAGTCAATGTCAAAATTAGTATGGATGGTAGAGGAAGATGTCATGACAATATCTTTATTGAACGTTTATGGCGCTCGCTCAAATATGAATTGATTTACTTACTAGATTTTGATGATGGGAAACATTTAAGATTTGAGGTCAACAAATGGTTTAAATGGTATAATGAACAGAGATTTCATCAAGCATTAGATTATCAAACTCCTAATACTGTTTATTGGAAAAGTTTGAAATCGCTTGAACTTGCTTGA